Sequence from the Catenuloplanes indicus genome:
GGCCCGGGGCGTGGACGAGCTGGACGGCCGGGCCGAGCCGCCGGGCCGGGTCCGCGCCCCCGGCGCCGGGCGGCGTACCGCGGTCGAGGCCGACGACGGTCTGGAACGCGCGCTGTGGGACCTGATGGAGCCGCGGGACGCCGCGCGGTCGCCGTTGCGGTGGACGACCCGGTCGGTGCGCTGGCTGGCGGACGCGCTCCGGGCCGCCGGGCATCCGGTCTCGACCTGGACGGTGCGCCGGTTGCTCGAGGCCGGCGGATTCCGCCGTCCGGCCGCGCCGAGCCGCGGCGGCCACGGCGGCTGGCCGGACGGGGAGCGCGAGCGCCGCTTCCGCCGCCTGGACGACCAGGCCGCGGCCTTCGTCGACGCCGGTGAGCCGGTGGTCAGCCTGGTCGCGTGGCGCGGCGGCATCCCGGAGGCCACCGGTGCGGACGGTGCGACGGTGGGCCTCGCCGACCGGCGGCACCGGGTGCCGGTCGGCGGCGACCGGGAGACGGCCGGGTTCGCCGTGTCGAGCCTGCGCCGCTGGTGGGCGATGGCCGGTGCGGGCGAGCATCCCGGTGCGCGGCGCATGCTGGTCGTGGCGGACAGCGTGCACGCCACCGAGCACCGCCACCCGTGGCTGCGCACCGGGCTGGCCGGGTTCGGCGGGGAGGCGGGGCTGGCCGTGGTGGCCGGCGATCTGCCGCCCGGCATCAGCCGGTGGAACCAGCTCGCACACCGGATGTCCGACCAGGTGGTGCTCCGGCCGCGGGGCGGGCCGACGGCCGGCTACCTGGTGGCGATCGGCGTCGTCGGCCCGGAATGAGCGCCGGTTGACCAAGTAATTTTCTCGCACGAACATAAGTGCGGCCGGCGGTGTTGGCAACGACGGCGTGCCGATCATTCACGGTACGGATATTTCCGTCGTATGCGCCGATCGACATTGACGCTCGTCCGCTCCCTCGACACTGTGGTGGCTCGCGGCCCGCACCGCGGGCCACCGGAGCCACGGGGAGTAGTCCGGATGACGAGACAGAAGGTGTTCCGCCTGTTCATGGCGCTGTTCATGATGGTCTCCGCGACCGCCACGGTGAACGTGATGCTGGCGGGTCCGGCCCAGGCCGACGGGTGCTACACCTGGAGCCGCACGCTGCGCGAGGGCATGACCGGCGACGACGTCACGCAACTGCAGATACGCGTCGCGGGCTGGACCGACTCCGGCGAGGTGCTGTCCATCGACGGCGACTTCGGCCCGCGGACCACGGCCGCGGTGCGCAAGTTCCAGGCCGCGTACGGCCTGGGTGCCGACGGCGTCGCCGGCCCGCAGACCGTCAACCAGATCTACGCCCTGCAGGACGACGACTG
This genomic interval carries:
- a CDS encoding ISAzo13-like element transposase-related protein; this translates as MGVSEKSAEDPLAGMFAELAGHLDERQRRLVMGAQARRLGRGGIAVVARAAGVNRKTVARGVDELDGRAEPPGRVRAPGAGRRTAVEADDGLERALWDLMEPRDAARSPLRWTTRSVRWLADALRAAGHPVSTWTVRRLLEAGGFRRPAAPSRGGHGGWPDGERERRFRRLDDQAAAFVDAGEPVVSLVAWRGGIPEATGADGATVGLADRRHRVPVGGDRETAGFAVSSLRRWWAMAGAGEHPGARRMLVVADSVHATEHRHPWLRTGLAGFGGEAGLAVVAGDLPPGISRWNQLAHRMSDQVVLRPRGGPTAGYLVAIGVVGPE